From Solwaraspora sp. WMMD1047, the proteins below share one genomic window:
- a CDS encoding multidrug efflux SMR transporter, translating to MAWLFLGAAIAFEVAATSLLKSTAGFTRLGPTLACLAGYAGSFYLLSLALRQLQVGVAYAIWSGLGTAAIAVIGALFLAEPITVAKVTGIVLIIAGVVILNVAGAH from the coding sequence ATGGCCTGGCTCTTCCTCGGCGCCGCGATCGCCTTCGAGGTGGCCGCCACCAGCCTGCTCAAGAGCACCGCGGGCTTCACCCGGCTCGGGCCGACGCTGGCCTGCCTGGCCGGCTACGCCGGGTCGTTCTACCTGCTCAGCCTCGCGCTCCGGCAGTTGCAGGTCGGCGTCGCGTACGCGATCTGGTCCGGCCTCGGCACGGCGGCGATCGCGGTGATCGGCGCGCTGTTCCTCGCCGAACCGATCACCGTCGCCAAGGTCACCGGCATCGTCCTGATCATCGCGGGCGTGGTGATCCTCAATGTGGCCGGCGCCCACTGA
- the ngg gene encoding N-acetylglutaminylglutamine synthetase, whose translation MRIDNAHAPPPAGAAPAQRREHVGPGGDPVVPGEHRRRTGSGTDVVLDCGWGRLVFGQTFAYPSGVADVLRSEAAGSRDICVYLPDPHVLVSRLPDELFIDPSLTYRLDLSTVRPTDVGDPGLRIRTLRDEADAEAVNGIYARNGMVTAPVDVLVENAATDQFLHLVAESATGEVVGTITGVDHVAVFDDPENGASLWCLTVDPNHAPPGTGQTLLLDLAARLTARGRLFVDLSVLAENEGAIRLYERIGFERIPMLCVKRKNPINERLFIASLPEGYDELNPYARIVADEAMRRGIRVEVIDPAWGELRLTNGARIVVTRESLSELTSAVAMSRCDDKRVTRRVLADAGLRIPRGRKATGDEADVEFLTDVGAVVVKPARGEQGAGITVGVRTAEALRAAVELARRHCPDVLIEELCEGEDLRVLVIDHEVVAAAVRRPASVIGDGVHDIATLIDRQSRRRAAATGGESRIPVDDMTREVVREAGYAMHDILPEREVLAVRRTANLHTGGTIHDVTGQLHPDLAAACVTASRALAIPVTGLDLLVPSPRHPDYVFLEANERPGLANHEPQPTAERFVDLLFPGTSAQQRRWTPAGPGEANPPD comes from the coding sequence ATGCGGATCGACAACGCCCACGCACCGCCGCCCGCCGGTGCCGCCCCGGCCCAGCGGCGCGAACACGTCGGACCGGGCGGCGATCCGGTGGTGCCCGGCGAGCACCGCCGCCGCACCGGGTCGGGCACCGACGTGGTGCTCGACTGCGGTTGGGGCCGGCTGGTGTTCGGGCAGACCTTCGCGTACCCGTCGGGGGTGGCCGACGTGCTGCGCTCCGAGGCTGCCGGTTCCCGGGACATCTGTGTCTACCTGCCGGACCCGCACGTGCTGGTCTCCCGACTGCCGGACGAGCTGTTCATCGACCCGTCCCTGACCTACCGCCTCGACCTGAGCACGGTCCGCCCGACCGACGTCGGCGATCCCGGGCTCCGGATCCGGACTCTGCGCGACGAGGCGGACGCCGAGGCGGTGAACGGGATCTACGCCCGCAACGGCATGGTGACCGCCCCGGTGGACGTGCTGGTCGAGAACGCCGCCACCGACCAGTTCCTGCACCTGGTCGCCGAGTCGGCCACCGGCGAGGTGGTCGGCACCATCACCGGGGTCGACCATGTGGCCGTCTTCGACGACCCGGAGAACGGCGCCAGCCTCTGGTGCCTGACCGTCGACCCGAACCACGCGCCGCCGGGTACCGGGCAGACCCTGCTGCTGGACCTGGCCGCCCGGCTGACCGCCCGGGGCCGCCTCTTCGTCGACCTGTCGGTGCTGGCCGAGAACGAGGGGGCCATCCGGCTCTACGAGCGGATCGGCTTCGAGCGGATCCCGATGCTCTGCGTCAAGCGGAAGAACCCGATCAACGAACGGCTCTTCATCGCCAGCCTGCCCGAGGGCTACGACGAGCTGAACCCGTACGCCCGGATCGTGGCGGACGAGGCGATGCGGCGGGGCATCCGGGTGGAGGTCATCGACCCGGCCTGGGGGGAGCTGCGGCTGACCAACGGCGCCCGGATCGTGGTCACCCGCGAGTCGCTGTCCGAGTTGACCTCGGCGGTCGCGATGAGCCGCTGCGATGACAAGCGGGTCACCCGGCGGGTGCTCGCCGACGCCGGGCTGCGGATCCCGCGCGGGCGCAAGGCGACCGGCGACGAGGCCGACGTCGAGTTCCTGACCGACGTCGGGGCGGTGGTGGTCAAGCCGGCCCGCGGCGAGCAGGGCGCCGGCATCACGGTCGGGGTGCGCACCGCCGAGGCGCTGCGCGCGGCCGTGGAGCTGGCCCGGCGGCACTGCCCGGACGTCCTGATCGAGGAGCTCTGTGAGGGCGAGGACCTGCGCGTCCTGGTGATCGACCACGAGGTGGTCGCGGCCGCGGTCCGCCGGCCGGCGTCGGTCATCGGCGACGGCGTGCACGACATCGCCACCCTGATCGACCGGCAGAGCCGGCGCCGGGCCGCGGCCACCGGCGGCGAGTCCCGGATCCCGGTCGACGACATGACCCGGGAGGTCGTCCGGGAAGCCGGGTACGCGATGCACGACATCCTGCCCGAGCGGGAGGTGCTCGCGGTCCGCCGGACCGCCAACCTGCACACCGGCGGCACCATCCACGACGTCACCGGGCAGCTGCACCCGGACCTCGCCGCCGCCTGCGTGACCGCGAGCCGGGCGCTGGCCATCCCGGTGACCGGGCTCGACCTGCTGGTTCCCTCGCCCCGGCACCCGGACTACGTCTTCCTGGAGGCCAACGAACGGCCGGGTCTGGCCAACCACGAGCCGCAGCCGACCGCCGAACGCTTCGTCGACCTGCTCTTCCCGGGGACCAGCGCGCAGCAGCGGCGGTGGACGCCGGCCGGTCCCGGCGAGGCGAATCCACCGGACTGA
- the fabG gene encoding 3-oxoacyl-ACP reductase FabG, whose protein sequence is MTRFAGKVAVVTGAAQGIGAATARRLADEGATVVVVDLDAGRAEVAAAEIGATGATTLGLGCDVTDGDAVRAAVARVVDSFGRLDVLVNNAGITRDNLLHKMSPADWNAVLTTNLTSMFHCCQAAQEQMVPQRYGRIVNLSSRSALGNRGQANYAAAKAGVQGLTATLAIELGPFNITVNAVAPGYVATAMTAATAERVGSTPAEHQQWAAEQTPLRRVAQPAEIAAVVAFLASDDASYVSGQTLYVNGGAR, encoded by the coding sequence GTGACCAGATTCGCCGGGAAGGTCGCCGTCGTCACCGGCGCGGCACAGGGTATCGGGGCGGCCACCGCCCGCCGGCTCGCCGACGAGGGGGCCACCGTCGTGGTCGTCGACCTTGACGCCGGTCGCGCCGAGGTGGCCGCCGCCGAGATCGGGGCCACCGGCGCGACCACCCTCGGGCTCGGCTGCGACGTGACCGACGGCGACGCGGTACGGGCGGCCGTCGCCCGGGTCGTCGACTCCTTCGGCCGGCTCGACGTGCTCGTCAACAACGCCGGCATCACCCGCGACAACCTGCTGCACAAGATGTCGCCGGCCGACTGGAACGCGGTGCTGACCACGAACCTGACCAGCATGTTCCACTGCTGCCAGGCGGCCCAGGAGCAGATGGTGCCGCAGCGGTACGGCCGGATCGTCAACCTCAGCAGCCGGTCCGCCCTCGGCAACCGCGGCCAGGCGAACTACGCCGCGGCCAAGGCCGGGGTACAGGGACTGACCGCCACCCTCGCCATCGAGCTGGGGCCGTTCAACATCACCGTCAACGCCGTCGCCCCCGGCTACGTGGCCACCGCGATGACCGCTGCCACCGCCGAGCGGGTCGGCAGCACCCCGGCCGAACACCAGCAGTGGGCGGCGGAGCAGACCCCGCTGCGCCGGGTCGCCCAGCCGGCGGAGATCGCCGCCGTGGTCGCCTTCCTGGCCAGCGACGACGCCTCGTACGTCTCCGGGCAGACCCTCTACGTCAACGGCGGCGCCCGCTAG
- a CDS encoding N-acetylglutaminylglutamine amidotransferase, whose amino-acid sequence MCGLAGEARRDGSRADVATVERMAATMGDRGPDDGGSWSHGGLALGHRRLKIIDLSTASGQPIVDSVAGLTGVFNGCIYNYRELRTELQAKGHRFFSQGDSEVVVKAYAEWGIEFVDHLIGMFAVAIAERDTGRLVLARDRLGIKPLYLAETPGVVRFASTLPALLAGGGVDTSIDPVALAHYLSFHSVVPAPRTILRGVTKLPPATVRIYEPDGRQRDRVYWDPPFTRHPDRADWTERDWQDALLGSLTTAVQRRMVADVPVGVLLSGGLDSSLVVALLAGEGQRGLATFSIGFDAVGGRSGDEFVYSDQVAARFGTDHHQIRVAAGDLVPPLEAAVHAMSEPMVSHDCVAFYLLSETVSRHVKVVQSGQGADEILGGYHWYPPLAEVDRDQALPTYAKAFFDRDAAGLARVLNPDHLAPGDPAREFVAAHLARPGAQTAVDAGLRIDTSVMLIDDPVKRVDNMTMAHGLEARVPFLDHEFVELAATCPPELKLAQGGKGVLKEIGRRVLPHEVIDRPKGYFPVPGLTHLEGKLLDRVRDALSAPEARGRALFRGEYVDALLRDPNAELTPLQGNKLWQLGLLEMWLQTHGID is encoded by the coding sequence ATGTGTGGACTGGCTGGCGAGGCCCGCCGAGATGGCTCCCGCGCCGACGTGGCGACGGTCGAGCGGATGGCGGCCACCATGGGTGACCGGGGACCGGACGACGGGGGGTCGTGGTCGCACGGCGGACTGGCCCTCGGCCATCGGCGTCTCAAGATCATCGACCTGTCGACCGCGAGCGGGCAACCCATCGTCGACTCGGTGGCCGGCCTGACCGGGGTCTTCAACGGGTGCATCTACAACTACCGTGAGCTGCGGACGGAGCTGCAGGCCAAGGGCCACCGGTTCTTCTCCCAGGGCGACAGCGAGGTGGTCGTCAAGGCGTACGCCGAGTGGGGGATCGAGTTCGTCGACCATCTGATCGGCATGTTCGCGGTGGCGATCGCCGAACGGGACACCGGCCGGCTGGTGCTGGCCCGCGACCGGCTCGGGATCAAGCCGCTCTACCTGGCCGAGACGCCGGGCGTGGTGCGGTTCGCCAGCACCCTGCCGGCGCTGCTGGCCGGCGGCGGCGTGGACACCTCCATCGATCCGGTCGCGCTGGCCCACTACCTGAGCTTCCACAGCGTCGTGCCGGCGCCCCGGACCATCCTGCGCGGGGTGACCAAACTGCCACCCGCCACCGTGCGGATCTACGAGCCGGACGGCCGGCAGCGGGACCGGGTCTACTGGGACCCGCCGTTCACCCGGCACCCGGACCGGGCGGACTGGACCGAGCGGGACTGGCAGGACGCCCTGCTGGGCTCGCTCACCACCGCCGTGCAGCGTCGGATGGTCGCCGACGTCCCGGTCGGCGTGCTGCTCTCCGGCGGCCTCGACTCCAGCCTGGTGGTCGCCCTGCTGGCCGGCGAGGGCCAGCGCGGCCTGGCCACCTTCTCGATCGGGTTCGACGCGGTGGGCGGCCGCAGCGGCGACGAGTTCGTCTACTCCGACCAGGTGGCCGCCCGGTTCGGCACCGACCACCACCAGATCCGGGTCGCCGCGGGTGACCTGGTGCCGCCGCTGGAAGCCGCCGTGCACGCCATGAGCGAGCCGATGGTCAGCCACGACTGCGTGGCGTTCTACCTGCTCAGCGAGACGGTGTCCCGGCACGTCAAGGTGGTCCAGTCCGGCCAGGGCGCCGACGAGATCCTCGGCGGCTACCACTGGTACCCGCCGTTGGCCGAGGTCGACCGCGACCAGGCGCTGCCGACGTACGCGAAGGCGTTCTTCGACCGCGACGCCGCCGGTCTGGCCCGGGTGCTCAACCCCGACCACCTCGCCCCCGGCGACCCGGCGCGCGAGTTCGTGGCCGCGCACCTGGCCCGACCCGGCGCCCAGACCGCCGTCGACGCCGGGCTGCGCATCGACACCTCCGTGATGCTCATCGACGACCCGGTCAAGCGGGTCGACAACATGACGATGGCGCACGGCCTGGAGGCCCGGGTGCCGTTCCTCGACCACGAGTTCGTCGAACTCGCGGCCACCTGCCCACCGGAGCTCAAGCTCGCCCAGGGCGGCAAGGGGGTACTCAAGGAGATCGGCCGCCGGGTGCTGCCGCACGAGGTGATCGACCGGCCCAAGGGCTACTTCCCGGTTCCCGGTCTCACCCATCTCGAAGGCAAGCTGCTCGACCGGGTACGCGACGCGCTGTCCGCCCCCGAGGCCCGCGGCCGGGCCCTGTTCCGCGGCGAGTACGTCGATGCGCTGCTGCGCGACCCGAACGCCGAACTCACGCCGCTGCAGGGCAACAAGCTGTGGCAGCTCGGACTCCTGGAGATGTGGCTACAGACTCATGGAATCGACTGA
- a CDS encoding acyl-CoA dehydrogenase family protein encodes MDFSLTDTERAIRDTARDFITREVVPLEQEVLRRERAHQPGLRRDELRELQLKARKFGFWGLATPTEYGGMDLPAVVQSLIWTEIGRSFVPFRFGGEADNILFYADEAQRREFLLPTIEGERISCFAITEPGAGSDAANIRLSARRDGDDWILNGEKTFITNGNDADFAIVVAVTDREKGVRGGGSTAFLVDRSMGWTSTPIDTMGEGGPASLVFDHVRVPARNILGELGQGFALGMQWIGKGRYIIPSHALGIAERALRMAIDHANTRVTFGAPIATNQAIQWMIADSETELEAARWLVLRAAWTVDQGADPRHASSMAKLYGAGMVNRVVDRVMQIHGGMGYTRELPIERWYRQVRLLRIFEGTDEMQRLIISRDLLRGYTAIGGHLA; translated from the coding sequence GTGGACTTCTCGCTCACCGACACCGAGCGCGCGATCCGCGACACCGCCCGCGACTTCATCACCCGGGAGGTGGTCCCGCTGGAGCAGGAGGTGCTGCGCCGCGAGCGCGCCCACCAGCCCGGCCTGCGCCGCGACGAACTTCGTGAACTCCAGCTCAAGGCCCGCAAGTTCGGCTTCTGGGGCCTGGCCACCCCGACGGAGTACGGCGGGATGGACCTGCCGGCCGTCGTCCAGTCGCTGATCTGGACCGAGATCGGCCGCTCGTTCGTGCCGTTCCGGTTCGGCGGCGAGGCCGACAACATCCTGTTCTACGCCGACGAGGCGCAGCGGCGCGAGTTCCTGCTCCCGACCATCGAGGGGGAGCGGATCTCCTGTTTCGCGATCACCGAGCCGGGCGCCGGCTCCGACGCGGCGAACATCAGGCTCTCCGCCCGCCGCGACGGTGACGACTGGATCCTCAACGGCGAGAAGACCTTCATCACCAACGGCAACGACGCCGACTTCGCGATCGTCGTCGCCGTCACCGACCGGGAGAAGGGGGTACGCGGCGGCGGCAGCACCGCGTTCCTCGTCGACCGCTCGATGGGCTGGACCTCCACCCCGATCGACACGATGGGCGAGGGCGGCCCGGCCTCGTTGGTCTTCGACCACGTGCGGGTGCCCGCCCGCAACATCCTCGGCGAGCTCGGCCAGGGGTTCGCCCTGGGTATGCAGTGGATCGGCAAGGGGCGCTACATCATCCCGTCGCACGCCCTCGGGATCGCCGAGCGGGCCCTGCGGATGGCGATCGACCACGCCAACACCCGGGTCACCTTCGGCGCGCCGATCGCCACCAACCAGGCGATCCAGTGGATGATCGCCGACTCGGAGACCGAGCTGGAGGCGGCCCGCTGGCTGGTGCTGCGGGCGGCCTGGACGGTGGACCAGGGCGCCGACCCCCGACACGCGTCCTCGATGGCGAAGCTCTACGGCGCGGGTATGGTCAACCGGGTGGTCGACCGGGTGATGCAGATCCACGGCGGGATGGGCTACACCCGGGAACTCCCGATCGAGCGCTGGTACCGGCAGGTCCGGTTGCTGCGGATCTTCGAGGGGACCGACGAGATGCAGCGCCTGATCATCTCCCGCGACCTGCTGCGCGGCTACACCGCGATCGGAGGACACCTGGCATGA
- a CDS encoding aldehyde dehydrogenase family protein, translating to MDLTRNAMYVDGRWTAPSSTDTIAVENPATEEVIATVPAGTPVDVDAAVRAARAAFDGWAATDPADRAAALDRLHRALTGRADEIARTVALELGAPLKVATRVQTGLPLTVLRSFVELAGQPPAAEIIGNSLVVREPVGVVGAITPWNYPLHQVMAKLAAALAAGCTVVLKPAELTPLVSYLLFDAVDEAGLPPGVVNLVAGTGQVAGEALAGHPDVDLVSFTGSTATGRRIAHLAADRVARVALELGGKSANLILDDADLATAVKVGVGNAFLNSGQTCTAWTRMLVHRDRYAEAVDLAAATAAGYRLGDPFDPATRLGPLVSAEQRDRVLAHVERGLADGGRLVTGGPGAARPDRGWFVAPTVLADVDPDSALAQEEIFGPVLAILPVDDDDHAVAVANNSRYGLAGAVWSGDQERALGVARRLRTGAVDINGAAFNPLAPFGGYRQSGFGRELGPHGLAEFQQLKAIQR from the coding sequence ATGGATCTCACCCGGAACGCCATGTATGTCGACGGACGCTGGACCGCGCCGTCGTCGACCGACACCATCGCGGTGGAGAACCCCGCCACCGAAGAGGTCATCGCCACCGTCCCGGCCGGCACCCCGGTCGACGTCGACGCGGCGGTCCGCGCCGCCCGCGCCGCCTTCGACGGCTGGGCCGCCACCGACCCGGCCGACCGGGCCGCCGCCCTGGACCGGTTGCACCGGGCGTTGACCGGCCGGGCCGACGAGATCGCCCGGACCGTCGCCCTCGAACTGGGTGCGCCGCTCAAGGTCGCCACCCGGGTGCAGACCGGCCTGCCGCTGACCGTGCTGCGCAGCTTCGTCGAGCTGGCCGGTCAGCCACCGGCGGCCGAGATCATCGGCAACTCGCTCGTGGTCCGGGAGCCGGTCGGTGTGGTCGGCGCGATCACCCCCTGGAACTATCCCCTGCACCAGGTGATGGCGAAGCTGGCCGCCGCGCTGGCCGCCGGCTGCACAGTCGTGCTCAAGCCGGCCGAGCTCACCCCGCTGGTGTCGTACCTGCTCTTCGACGCGGTCGACGAGGCCGGCCTGCCGCCCGGGGTGGTCAACCTGGTCGCCGGCACCGGACAAGTCGCCGGCGAGGCGCTCGCCGGCCACCCTGACGTCGACCTGGTCTCGTTCACCGGGTCCACCGCCACCGGCCGGCGGATCGCGCACCTGGCGGCCGACCGGGTGGCCCGGGTCGCGCTGGAACTCGGCGGCAAGTCGGCGAATCTGATCCTCGACGACGCCGACCTCGCGACCGCGGTGAAGGTCGGCGTCGGCAACGCCTTCCTCAACTCCGGCCAGACCTGTACCGCGTGGACCCGGATGCTGGTCCACCGCGACCGGTACGCCGAGGCGGTCGACCTGGCGGCCGCGACCGCGGCCGGCTACCGCCTGGGTGACCCCTTCGACCCGGCGACCAGGCTCGGGCCGCTGGTCTCGGCCGAGCAGCGCGACCGGGTGCTCGCCCACGTCGAGCGGGGACTGGCCGACGGCGGCCGGCTGGTCACCGGCGGGCCGGGGGCCGCACGGCCGGACCGGGGCTGGTTCGTCGCGCCGACCGTGCTCGCCGATGTCGACCCGGACAGCGCGCTGGCGCAGGAGGAGATCTTCGGGCCGGTGCTGGCCATCCTGCCGGTCGACGACGACGACCACGCCGTCGCGGTGGCGAACAACTCCCGGTACGGGCTGGCCGGCGCGGTCTGGTCCGGCGACCAGGAGCGGGCCCTCGGGGTGGCCCGCCGGCTGCGGACCGGCGCCGTCGACATCAACGGCGCCGCCTTCAACCCGCTCGCACCGTTCGGCGGCTACCGGCAGTCCGGCTTCGGACGGGAACTCGGACCACACGGCCTCGCCGAGTTCCAGCAACTCAAGGCGATTCAGCGATGA
- a CDS encoding osmoprotectant NAGGN system M42 family peptidase, whose translation MTPRAPEPLKLDLEYLRQVLLELLDIPSPSGRTDHVMQYVGERLDALGIPFTVTRRGALSASLPGPRNTGADRAVVVHTDTIGGMVKRLKENGRLELKPIGTHSARFAEGAYVRIFTDDLERVLTGQVLPLKASGHRYNDDVDLQGVGWEQVEVRVDERVDDIAGLRALGVDVGDFVAILPQPSITPSGYVRSRHLDDKAGVAAVLTAFKAMVDAGLQPPVTAHLLITCTEEIGHGASHGLDPDVAEIVSVDAAVVAPGQQSREDAAVVAMGDGVGPFDYHLTRKLANLAAEHGVELVRDVFDYYRSDVAAALEAGAHARVALLGFGVDATHGHERTHLDGLRHLAQLTCLYLQSDLVFPEWDAEPGGELADFPSLSVQPANEDGPRDGPIGVS comes from the coding sequence GTGACTCCGCGCGCCCCCGAGCCGCTCAAGCTCGACCTGGAATACCTGCGGCAGGTGCTCCTGGAGTTGCTGGACATTCCCAGTCCCTCCGGCCGCACCGACCACGTCATGCAGTACGTGGGGGAGCGGCTGGACGCCCTCGGCATCCCCTTCACGGTGACCCGCCGGGGCGCGCTCAGCGCCTCCCTGCCGGGCCCGCGCAACACCGGGGCGGACCGGGCGGTCGTGGTGCACACCGACACCATCGGCGGCATGGTCAAGCGGCTGAAGGAGAACGGCCGGCTGGAGCTCAAGCCGATCGGCACGCACAGCGCCCGGTTCGCCGAGGGCGCCTACGTGCGGATCTTCACCGACGATCTGGAGCGGGTGCTCACCGGCCAGGTGCTGCCGCTGAAGGCCAGCGGGCACCGCTACAACGACGACGTCGACCTGCAGGGCGTCGGCTGGGAGCAGGTGGAGGTGCGGGTCGACGAGCGGGTGGACGACATCGCCGGCCTGCGCGCGCTCGGGGTGGACGTCGGCGACTTCGTGGCGATCCTGCCCCAGCCCTCGATCACCCCGAGCGGCTACGTGCGGTCCCGGCACCTGGACGACAAGGCCGGCGTGGCGGCCGTGCTCACCGCGTTCAAGGCGATGGTCGACGCCGGGCTGCAGCCCCCGGTCACCGCCCACCTGCTGATCACCTGCACCGAGGAGATCGGGCACGGCGCCAGCCACGGGCTGGACCCGGACGTCGCGGAGATCGTCTCGGTGGACGCCGCCGTGGTGGCGCCCGGGCAGCAGTCCCGGGAGGACGCGGCGGTCGTCGCGATGGGTGACGGGGTGGGGCCGTTCGACTACCACCTCACCCGCAAGCTCGCGAACCTCGCCGCCGAGCACGGCGTCGAGCTGGTCCGGGACGTCTTCGACTACTACCGCTCCGACGTCGCCGCCGCGCTGGAGGCCGGCGCGCACGCCCGGGTGGCGCTGCTCGGCTTCGGCGTCGACGCCACCCACGGCCACGAGCGCACCCACCTCGACGGGCTGCGGCACCTCGCCCAGCTGACCTGCCTGTACCTGCAGAGCGACCTGGTCTTCCCGGAATGGGACGCCGAGCCGGGCGGCGAACTGGCCGACTTCCCGTCGCTGTCGGTGCAGCCCGCCAACGAGGACGGCCCCCGGGACGGCCCGATCGGAGTCTCCTGA
- a CDS encoding pyridoxal-phosphate dependent enzyme — protein sequence MLVKRDDLIDPELPGNKWRKLKHNLTAAAAAGHDTLLTFGGAYSNHIRATAAAGRRFGFGTVGVIRGEPRLPLNPSLAYAVGQGMRLTYLDRTTYRRKHEASILAGLGRRWGRFHLLPEGGSNALAARGCAELPAEIDEPFDVICCAVGTGGTLAGIAAGLRPGQRAVGFSALRGGEFLAGEVRRLQTEAFGAPGTNWHLEHGHHFGGFARGTPELAAFIDDFAGRHGLLLDRIYVAKMMFGLFARCEQRAFPVGTTVVAVITG from the coding sequence GTGCTGGTCAAACGGGACGACCTGATCGACCCCGAGCTGCCCGGCAACAAGTGGCGCAAGCTGAAGCACAACCTCACGGCGGCGGCCGCCGCCGGACACGACACGCTGTTGACCTTCGGCGGGGCGTACTCGAACCACATCCGGGCCACCGCGGCGGCCGGCCGCCGCTTCGGCTTCGGCACGGTCGGGGTGATCCGGGGGGAGCCACGGCTGCCGCTCAACCCGTCCCTGGCGTACGCGGTGGGCCAGGGGATGCGGTTGACGTACCTGGACCGGACGACGTACCGGCGCAAACACGAAGCGTCGATCCTCGCCGGCCTGGGTCGGCGGTGGGGTCGGTTCCACCTGCTGCCCGAGGGCGGCAGCAACGCGCTGGCGGCGCGCGGGTGCGCCGAGCTGCCGGCCGAGATCGACGAGCCGTTCGACGTCATCTGCTGTGCGGTCGGCACCGGCGGCACGCTCGCCGGCATCGCGGCCGGGCTGCGGCCCGGCCAGCGGGCCGTCGGCTTCTCGGCGCTGCGCGGCGGCGAGTTCCTGGCCGGAGAGGTCCGCCGGCTCCAGACCGAGGCGTTCGGCGCGCCGGGCACCAACTGGCACCTGGAGCACGGCCACCACTTCGGCGGCTTCGCCCGCGGCACGCCCGAGCTGGCGGCCTTCATCGACGACTTCGCCGGCCGGCACGGGCTGCTCCTGGACCGGATCTACGTGGCGAAGATGATGTTCGGCCTGTTCGCCAGGTGCGAGCAGCGCGCGTTCCCGGTCGGCACGACGGTCGTCGCGGTGATCACCGGCTGA
- a CDS encoding TetR/AcrR family transcriptional regulator C-terminal domain-containing protein codes for MPRPRQALLSRDRIVETAITLIDADGLDAFSTRRLAAELGVAGPSLYNHFPTKDAILDAVAETITARVDVSFFGTLDWREALRRWGLSYRAALADHPHIVPYLAQGPGRRPAALAMADAVYGALVAAGWPPARATHIGAAMRYFVAGSALGSFARGFVEDPTVYAEQYPHLAQAHRLAEHQRSVDEGAFVLGLDALIDGLSRSYQETVGANANRPPAPDGA; via the coding sequence ATGCCCCGCCCTCGGCAGGCCCTGCTCAGCCGGGACCGGATCGTCGAGACGGCCATCACCCTGATCGACGCCGACGGGCTGGACGCGTTCTCCACCCGCCGGCTCGCCGCCGAACTCGGCGTCGCCGGGCCGTCGCTCTACAACCACTTCCCCACCAAGGACGCCATCCTGGACGCGGTCGCCGAGACGATCACCGCCCGGGTCGACGTGTCGTTCTTCGGCACCCTCGACTGGCGGGAGGCGCTGCGGCGCTGGGGACTCTCCTACCGGGCGGCGCTCGCCGACCACCCGCACATCGTGCCGTACCTGGCCCAGGGACCCGGCCGCCGGCCGGCCGCGCTGGCGATGGCGGACGCGGTCTACGGCGCGCTGGTGGCGGCCGGCTGGCCGCCGGCCCGGGCGACCCACATCGGCGCCGCGATGCGCTATTTCGTCGCCGGATCGGCGCTCGGCTCGTTCGCCCGCGGCTTCGTCGAGGACCCCACCGTGTACGCCGAGCAGTACCCACACCTGGCCCAGGCGCACCGCCTCGCCGAACACCAGCGCAGTGTCGACGAGGGCGCCTTCGTACTCGGCCTGGACGCGCTGATCGACGGGCTGTCGCGCAGCTACCAGGAGACCGTCGGCGCGAACGCCAACCGCCCGCCCGCACCCGATGGAGCCTGA
- a CDS encoding MaoC family dehydratase has product MRRFASLDELTGAVGQQLGPGDWFTIDQARVARFADATDDHQWIHLDQARAAAGPYGGTIAHGFLTLSLLPALVGGLYRVDGVRMAVNYGLNRVRFPAPVRVGTAIRAGAVIASAEPVDSGAQLVLAVTVESDAGGKPVCVAETVSRLYAG; this is encoded by the coding sequence ATGAGACGCTTCGCCTCGCTCGACGAGCTGACCGGCGCGGTCGGCCAGCAGCTCGGCCCCGGCGACTGGTTCACCATCGACCAGGCCCGGGTGGCCCGGTTCGCCGACGCCACCGACGACCACCAGTGGATCCACCTCGACCAGGCCCGGGCCGCGGCCGGCCCGTACGGCGGCACGATCGCGCACGGCTTCCTGACGCTGTCGCTGCTGCCGGCGCTGGTCGGCGGCCTCTACCGGGTCGACGGGGTCCGGATGGCGGTGAACTACGGGCTCAACCGGGTGCGCTTCCCGGCCCCGGTCCGGGTCGGCACGGCGATCCGGGCCGGCGCGGTGATCGCCTCGGCCGAGCCGGTGGACAGCGGGGCGCAGCTCGTGCTGGCGGTGACGGTCGAGTCCGACGCCGGCGGCAAGCCGGTCTGCGTGGCGGAGACGGTTAGCCGGCTCTACGCCGGGTAG